Within Novosphingobium resinovorum, the genomic segment GACGTGGCGTCGAGCGCGATCCAGCCCGCGCCGGGCACATAAGCCTCGGCCCAGGCGTGGAGGTCAGTGACGTCCTCCAGCACGCCGACCGGCCCTTCCTTGGGCAGCACGTCGGCGACCAGCTGGATCGAATAGCCGGACACGAACCGCGCCGCGAAGCCGAGGCGCCGCAGCAGCTGCACCAGTAGCCACGCCGAATCGCGGCACGATCCGATGCCGACCTTCAGCGTCTCCTCGGGCGTCATCACGCCCTGCTCCATGCGGATCACGTAGTCGATGCGCTGCTGCAGGCGGCTGTTGATGTCGACGAGGAAATCGACCGTGCGGCCTTCGTAGTCGGCATGCTGGGCGACCAGCGCCTCGAACAGCGGGCCCTGCTCCTCGACCTCGAAATAGGCGGAAAGGTCCGCTTTCATGCCTTCCGAATAAGCGAAGGGATATTCCTCCGCCTCCGGCTCCACGAAGAAGTCGAACGGGTTGATGACGGCAAGTTCCGCCAGCAAATCGACCTCGATGGAGAAATGATCGACCGGATCGGGAAACACCACGCGCGCCAGCCAGTTGCCGTGCGGGTCCTGCTGCCAGTTCAGGAAATGCTCGGGCGGGCTGATCTTCAGCGAGTAGTTGGGCACCTCCGTCCGACTGTGCGGCGCCGGGCGAAGCCGGATGACCTGGGGGCCGAGACGGATGCGCCGCGAATAGCGGTAGCGGGTGAGATGGTGCAGGGCTGCCTTGATCATCGAAACGGAGTGTGCGCGATTCAATGCTGCACTGCAACGATTGTTCAACAGTGGGCGTAAAACCTTCCCCACACCGTCGCACTTGTGTCATTCTTGCGTGCGAAAGGGCTTCTCGTGAATACCATGGACATGCTGACCGCCAACGAACCCGCGCAGGACGTGGAGGAAACCGAAGACCTCGCCACCCTGCCTTCGCGCTACTTCAACCGCGAACTGAGCTGGCTCGCCTTCAACGAGCGCGTGCTGGCCGAGGCCTGCAACCCGAACTATCCGCTGCTGGAGCGGCTGCGCTTCCTGTCGATCTCGGGCAACAACATCGACGAGTTCCTGATGGTGCGCGTCGCCGGCTTCCACGCGCAGGTGCGCCGCCAGATCGAGGAAATCTCGATGGACGGCCTCACCCCGTCGCAGGCGATCGCGGTCACGCACGAAAAAGTGATGGAGCTGGAGCGAATCCAGCAGGAAACCTGGTCCACCCTCAAGACCCAGCTCGGCGAAGCAGGCATCACCGTCGTCGGCGAGGATGACAAGCTCGACCGCGAGCGCGAGAAGTGGCTGCGCGAATACTTCATCGAACAGGTCATGCCGGTGATCACCCCGCAGGCGATCGACCCGGCGCACCCCTTCCCCTTCGTCGCCAACCAGGGCATCGGCGTACTGTTCTCGCTGACGCGCGAGGCGGACGAGGCGTCGGTGATGGAGATGGTGCTGATCCCCTCGCCGCTGCCGCGCTTCGTGCGCATTCCGGGCGCCGAGGCATCCTGGATCTCGATCGAGGACCTGATCTGCCGCAACACCGAGGAGCTGTTCCCCGGCTTCCGCTTCAACGGCCACGGCGTGTTCCGCATCCTGCGCGACAGCGACCTCGAGGTCGAGGAAGACGCCGAGGACCTCGTGCGCTACTTCCGCACCGCGATCCAGCGCCGCCGCCGCGGCCTCGTCATCGTGCTGCAACTGCAGGGCAAGTTCGACCCGGCCGCCGAGGAAATCCTGCGCACGCAGCTGGGCCTCGACAAGGCCCTCATCATGAAGACCGACGGCATCATCGGCTTCTCGGGCCTGTCGGCGATCTGCGACGAGGACCGGCCCGAGCTGAAGTTCGAGCCCTACACCCCGCGCTACCCCGAGCGCATCCTGGAACATGACGGCGACATCTTCGCGGCGATCCGCGAGAAGGACATCGTCGTCCAGCATCCTTACGAGAGCTTCGAGGTCGTCATCGACTTCCTGCGCCAGGCCGCGCTCGACCCGGACGTGGTGGCGATCAAGCAGACGCTCTACCGCGCGGGCAAGCAGTCGGCGATCATCTCGGCGCTGATCCAGGCGGCCGAGCAGGGCAAGTCGGTGACCGCCGTGGTCGAACTGAAAGCCCGCTTCGACGAGGAACAGAACCTCCTCTGGGCCAGCCAGCTCGAACGCGCGGGCGTCCAGGTGATCTACGGCTTCGTCGACTGGAAGACCCACGCCAAGGTTTCGGCGGTGGTGCGGCGCGAGAACGGTTCGTACCGGACCTACTGCCACTTCGGCACCGGCAACTACCACCCGATCACCGCGCGCGTGTATACCGACCTGTCGTACTTCACCGCCGAACCGGCGGCGGGACGCGACGTGGTGCGCCTGTTCAACTTCATCACCGGCTACGTCGAGCCCAAGAGCCTCGAAATGCTCTCGATCTCCCCGATCTCACTGCGCTCGACCCTCAACGACTGCATCGACGCCGAGATCGCCAATGCCGAAGCCGGCAAGCCCGCGGCGATCTGGGCCAAGCTGAACTCGCTGACCGACCCCGACCTGATCGACCGCCTCTATGCCGCCAGCCGGGCGGGCGTGGACATCGACCTCGTCGTGCGCGGCATCTGCTGCCTGCGTCCGGGCGTGCCGGGCCTGTCGGAGAACATCGCGGTCAAGTCGATCATCGGCCGCTTCCTCGAACACGCGCGCATCTGGGCTTTCGCCAACGGCGCCTACCTGCCAAACCGCCGCGCCAAGCTGTTCATCACCTCGGCCGACGGCATGAGCCGCAACCTCGACCGCCGCGTCGAAGTGCTGCTGCCGATCCGCAATAAGACGGTGCACGACCAGGTGCTCGACCAGGTCATGCTGGCGAACCTGCTGGACTCCGAACAGTCTTGGGATCTGGCGCCGGACGGTTCCTACGACCGCGTCGGCGAAGTGGAGAACCCCTTCAATCTCCACCGCTATTTCATGACCAACCCGTCGCTTTCCGGACGCGGCGCAGCACTCGACAGTGGACGAAAGGTGCCGAAGCTGTCGCTGAGGCGTGGCAACATCTGACACGATGCCCAGCCCCTTCGTCATTGCGAGCGCAGCGAAGCCGCGCTCGCAATGACGAACGACAGGTTCACATTCCCGCGCAAAGATGACGAGAGAGGGGACAAATGTGACCCCTCACACTTCACCTTGCGTCAGCGCCGCTCTAAAGAGCGCATCGCAACCTTGGGCCCTTGTGGTAAGTATTGACCAGAATGATCGGCATCAGCCAGTCCAGCGCCCGGCGCGCCATCATCGACATCGGATCGAACACGGTACGCCTCGTCGTCTACAACGGGCCGCCGCGTTCGCCGGTCGTCGTGCTCAACGAGAAGGTCAACGCCCGGCTCGGCAAGGACCTCGGCCGCACCGGCGCGATCGGCGAGAAGTCGATGCGCACGGCCCTCGCCGCGCTGGCGCGATTCGCCACGCTGCTGCGGCTGCAGGGGGTGGACGACGTCGAATGCGTCGCCACCGCCGCCGCGCGCGATGCCTCCAACGGACCTGCATTCCTTGAGGCCGTGCGCGGCTTCGGTCTCTCTCCCCGCCTGCTTTCTGGCGAGGAGGAAGCCCGCGCCAGCGCCACCGGCGTCATCGCCGCCTTCCCGGGCGCGCGCGGCATCGCGGCCGACCTCGGCGGTGGCAGCCTCGAACTGGTGGAGATCGACGCGGCGGTTCCCGGCGGCATCGCTCCGGGCGGGATCACCCTTCCCTTCGGCACCTTGCGCCTGCCGGACCTGCGCGCGCTGGGCCAGCAGAAGTTCGCCGCTGCCGTGCGCGACGGCCTTTCCGCGCGGGGCTGGGGCGTCAATGGTCACCACGGCGGCCGCGGGATACCGCTCTACATCGTCGGCGGTTCGTGGCGCGCGCTGGCGCTGCAGGCGATGCGCGTGCTCGACTGGCCGGTGGACGATCCGCATGGCTTCGAACTCGCCCCGTCCGAGGCGATGCATCTCGCCCGGCAGTTCGCCAAGGGCAAGCTCGAGAACCCCGATCCGCGCATCTCTGCCTCGCGCCTTGCCACACTGCCCGACGCCGCCGCGCTGATGGCGCAGATGGTCGGGCAACTGCATCCCTCACGCCTGATCTTCTCGTCCTGGGGCCTGCGCGAAGGGCTGCTGCACATGCAGCTTCCCGAGAGCATCCGTCAGGAAAGCCCGATGCTGGCCAGCGTCGCCGATTTCGCGCAGACCGCCCGCGTCAGCGCCGACGACGCCGTGCGCATCGCCGAATGGACCGCCCCCGCCTGCACGCAGGCCCGGACCGACGCCGACTTGCGCAAGGCCGCCAGCCTGCTCGCCCTCGCCGCGATGCGCACCGAACCGAACATGCGCACCGAGGAAGCGCTTACCTGGGCCCTGCGCAAGCGCTGGATCGGCCTCGACATGCGCGGGCGCGGCATGATGGCGATGACCGTCTTTGCGAACTCCGGCGAGACCGAGGTGCCGCCGCAGTTCACCAAGCTGGCCAGCGACGAGGACTTGCGCCGCGCGATTGGCTGGGGCCTCGCGGTGCGCCTGTGCCGACGCCTGACCGGCGGCGTTGCGGGCGGTCTTGCCGCGACCTCGCTGGCCGTGGAGCAGGGCACGCTGGTGCTGACCGTGCAGGACGCCGTGCGGCCGCTCTACGGCGCGGGCAACGGCAAGGACCTGAAAGCGCTGGCCGACTGGCTAAGACTGGGATGCCGGGTGCAGGACGCACAAGGGTCCGCGATCGAGGCGTGATGTTGATCCCGGCTTGATCCGGAAACCTCGTTGCGCGTTGGTGGGGCCTCAACAGGCTCAGCCTGAGCGGGATTTAAAGACCCGCTCTCAAACCCGCTCAGCCTGAGCTTGTCGAAGCCCCATCAACGAAACCCAACAAGCGCATCACACCAGCGTCTTGCTCTCCGCGATCGCCGAGATGCCGCGCTTGCCGCCGCTGCGGTCGAGCTGCACCACGATGTCGATCACCGAGGACGCATATTCCAGCGTCTCCGCGCGGGTCAGGCCGATACCGGTCTGCATCGACATCAGCGCGATCTGCTCCAGCGCACCGCGCGGAGTGTTCGCGTGGACGGTCGAGAACGAACCCGGGTGGCCCGTGTTGATGGCGCGCAGGAAGCTGACCGTCTCGGTGCCGCGCAGTTCGCCCAGCACGATGCGGTCGGGACGCAGGCGCAGCGCCGCTTGCAGGAGGTCGTTGGCCGAGACCTTGGCCTCGCCCAGTTCGCCCTTCACGGCGATGAGGCCGACGCCGTTCGCGCCCGGCAGGCGCAGTTCGGCGGTATCCTCGACCAGCACCACGCGCTCATGCTCCGGGATTTCGGACAGCATCGCATTGAGGAACGTGGTCTTGCCGGTCGAAGTGCCGCCCGAGATCAGGATCGTCCGACGCCGCCGGATCGCGTCGCGCAGGAAGGCGATCGGCTCCAGCATGGCGTCGGGCGCGGGTTCCTCGATATGCGGCGGGATCGGGCCGCGATCGTAGGCATCGAGCGGCAGTTCCAGCAATCGATGCCGACGGATCGCCAGCGCCCAGTTCGCGCGCGTGGCGGGCGGCCCGACCAGCTGGATACGCGCGCCTGAGTGCCCGCCATAAGCCGGAAGCGTCGCCGAGAGCAGCGGATGCTCGCGGTTGATGCCCTGGTGGCTGATCCGCGCGACCTGCTCGGCGAGACGCTGCAGCAGGCGATTGTCCATCTGCGGCAGCGCGATGCACTGCATGCCGGACAGCGCCGCGTCTTCCACCCAGATCTCGCCGGGGCGGTTGACGAGGATTTCGGTCACCGTCTCCTTGTCGAGCCACGGGCGCAGCGGCGCGAGGTAGGCGTCGAGATAGACGCTGCGCGGCTCCGCATGGATGGGCGTGTCAGCCATGGGCGCCACAGTCACGGACGCATGCGCAGCAGCAGGCTGCAAGGTGAGGACTTCGGCCATGATCGCTCACTGAACCGCGCTGAAGTCCAGGTCCTTGGCGGTGAACACGCGGATCGGCTCGCCCTGGCGCACGCGGATGGTCGGGCCGATGCTCGACCCGCTCTGCACCGCCGCCGAGGCCGCCGAAGTGCCGCCGCCGATGACGACGTTGGAACCGCTCGACGCCAGCGTCGTCAGCCCGCCGACTACCGAGAGCAGCATGGCCGAGCCGAAGCGTTCGAAGAAGTGCGTGTTGACCTTGCCCGGCAGGCCGGTCTCGCCGCCGAACGCGATCGCGGGCGAGCCGAGGTTCACCGAGACGCCGTCCGGACGGATCAGGCGGCTCCAGATCACGTAGGCGCGCTTCTGGCCCGCCGTCAGCCCGCTTTTGTACTGGCCGATCAGGCGCGAGGAGCGCGGGACGAGCACGCGCTTGCCGTCGAAGCTGCGCACGTCGGTCGAGACGATGGCGCGCACATAGCCGGGGACGTCGGTGTCGATCGCGGTTTCCAGCACGGCGGGGATCAGCGTGCCCTGCGTGACCGTGGTGGCCGGATCGAACGAGCGTGCGGCCGAAGCGGTCGAGCCGGGGCCGCCGATGCGCGCAGCGAAGTCGTCGTTGGCGGTCCCGCCGCCTGCCTTGGCGACTTCTCCGGCAACACCCGCGACGGGCACGGCGGCGCCGGTGCCCGCGTCGAACACGACGGTCGGGCTGGCGAAGCGGTTGGCCTGAGGTGCGATCTCGGTCCCCGGCGCGGCGGCCAGCACCGGTGCGGGCGCAGGGGCCGGGAGCGGCGCGGGCATCGGGGCCGGAACGGCAGGCGCCACGGCCGCGGGGACGGCGACGGGCGCTGCGGGCTGCGGCGCGGGTGCGGCGGGCTTGAGGTCGGCAGTGCCGTTGCGGGCCGAATCCATCGACCACAGCGTCAGGCCGCCGAGCGCCGCCACGATCAGCACACCGGCGGCAAGGCCGAGGCCGTCGGCCTTCTTGCGCTGGGTGACTTGCGGCAGGACGTTGCGCGTCGCCAGATCGATGACCTGCGCACCTTCGCCCTCACGCGGGTCGGTAGCCGCATCGCCGGAAAAGCGCTCAGGAAAGGCCGAGTTGGACGAGGAATTCGGCGCCATGGATCAGTTTCCCTGTGACGTGGGTGCAGTGGCGGGTGCAGTGGGAGCGACAGTCGGCGCAGCTTGCGGTGCAGGTGAATTCGCCGCGACAGTCGGCACCGCTGCTGGTGCAACCGGCGCAGGCTGGCTCAGGGGCTTGGCCGGACGCGAGGCGAGCGGCAGCGTGTTCACCAGTTCCGCCTTGGTCTTGCCCGAACGCAGGATCAGCGTGTTCGGCACTTCGTCGATCACGATCGTCGCGCCCCGCACCGCATAGTTCACCGGGCCTTCGTCACCCTTCTCGTTGGTTACGAGGATCGCGGGAACCGAAGTCTGTTCGGGCCACAGCAGGTAGGTCGACTGGCCGTCGTCATAGATGCGCGAGGGCAGCAGCTTTTCCGACCCGACGCGCTTCCACGCGAAGTTCAGCGCAGCCGGATCGGCGGGCACGGCGGAAGGATCGCCCAGCGCCAGCCCGGCCTCGGATGCATCCAGCCCTGCGGCGGCAGGCGCGGCCTGCGGCTTGGGCTCATCCTTGTAAGTGAAGCGCAGCATGTAGAGCGGCTTCGCCTTGGTCGAGGCGACGAGGTCGAAGAAATAGGTGTGGCGGTTGGTCACCACCGTCATGTTGGTGCGCGCGGTGGCTTCGAGCGGCTTCACGAAGAGCAGGTCGGCGCGCTTGTTCGGCGTGATCTGCCAAGCCTGCGAATCGCCGACCGCGACGTTCTCGATCGCCTCGCCCTCGCCGAAGGCGATGGTCGCCTGCACGCCGGCCTTGCCGTCGATGCGCACGACTTCGCTCTCGCTGTAGGCGTGGGCGAGCAGGCGGTCGTCCGCCCGGGCGGGAGCCGCCAGCGCGAGCGCCATCAGGCTGCCCGCAAGGACGGTCTTGCGCAGCGTTGCGCGGGTCATCGTGTCTTCTCCTTCGGCAACTTGCCGGTGTCGTTCGAGGCACTGCGGAACCGGCTGCCGATCCCCTTGGCGCGCGTGGCCGAATCGCCCTGACGCAGAGGTTCGATTCCCCCGCCCACGACTTGGGTTACCACGGTTCGCCGGTCGCTTGAACGTGCTGCACTCTCGCCACCCGTCACCGAAGCACCCGCCGCCGCCGCGGCAGCGGCAGATACGGTCGAGGTGCGGCTCTGGTAGGCGGATACAGAGGATGCGGGCGCGGCGGCCGGGGCCGGAGCAGCGGCGTGGCCCTGCGGCGCGTCGCGATCACGCTCGGAAGCGCCGAGGCCGAAGACCTGCCAGCCGGTCACCATCGTCGCGGCGACCTTCACCACCATGACCATCAGCGCGACGTGGACCGAGGCGACGAGGAAGAACGCCATCGCACCGCGCCCGTCGATCTCGCCCGCATTGGCGCTTTCGACCAGGCCCGAGATGATCGGCACCAGCAGTTCCAGCGTGATACCGCCGCCGAGCACCACGAAGAGCGGCGTGATCGCGGTCAGCACGACGCCGCGCAGCCAGCCCG encodes:
- a CDS encoding TrbG/VirB9 family P-type conjugative transfer protein produces the protein MTRATLRKTVLAGSLMALALAAPARADDRLLAHAYSESEVVRIDGKAGVQATIAFGEGEAIENVAVGDSQAWQITPNKRADLLFVKPLEATARTNMTVVTNRHTYFFDLVASTKAKPLYMLRFTYKDEPKPQAAPAAAGLDASEAGLALGDPSAVPADPAALNFAWKRVGSEKLLPSRIYDDGQSTYLLWPEQTSVPAILVTNEKGDEGPVNYAVRGATIVIDEVPNTLILRSGKTKAELVNTLPLASRPAKPLSQPAPVAPAAVPTVAANSPAPQAAPTVAPTAPATAPTSQGN
- a CDS encoding RNA degradosome polyphosphate kinase, coding for MDMLTANEPAQDVEETEDLATLPSRYFNRELSWLAFNERVLAEACNPNYPLLERLRFLSISGNNIDEFLMVRVAGFHAQVRRQIEEISMDGLTPSQAIAVTHEKVMELERIQQETWSTLKTQLGEAGITVVGEDDKLDREREKWLREYFIEQVMPVITPQAIDPAHPFPFVANQGIGVLFSLTREADEASVMEMVLIPSPLPRFVRIPGAEASWISIEDLICRNTEELFPGFRFNGHGVFRILRDSDLEVEEDAEDLVRYFRTAIQRRRRGLVIVLQLQGKFDPAAEEILRTQLGLDKALIMKTDGIIGFSGLSAICDEDRPELKFEPYTPRYPERILEHDGDIFAAIREKDIVVQHPYESFEVVIDFLRQAALDPDVVAIKQTLYRAGKQSAIISALIQAAEQGKSVTAVVELKARFDEEQNLLWASQLERAGVQVIYGFVDWKTHAKVSAVVRRENGSYRTYCHFGTGNYHPITARVYTDLSYFTAEPAAGRDVVRLFNFITGYVEPKSLEMLSISPISLRSTLNDCIDAEIANAEAGKPAAIWAKLNSLTDPDLIDRLYAASRAGVDIDLVVRGICCLRPGVPGLSENIAVKSIIGRFLEHARIWAFANGAYLPNRRAKLFITSADGMSRNLDRRVEVLLPIRNKTVHDQVLDQVMLANLLDSEQSWDLAPDGSYDRVGEVENPFNLHRYFMTNPSLSGRGAALDSGRKVPKLSLRRGNI
- a CDS encoding exopolyphosphatase, which encodes MIGISQSSARRAIIDIGSNTVRLVVYNGPPRSPVVVLNEKVNARLGKDLGRTGAIGEKSMRTALAALARFATLLRLQGVDDVECVATAAARDASNGPAFLEAVRGFGLSPRLLSGEEEARASATGVIAAFPGARGIAADLGGGSLELVEIDAAVPGGIAPGGITLPFGTLRLPDLRALGQQKFAAAVRDGLSARGWGVNGHHGGRGIPLYIVGGSWRALALQAMRVLDWPVDDPHGFELAPSEAMHLARQFAKGKLENPDPRISASRLATLPDAAALMAQMVGQLHPSRLIFSSWGLREGLLHMQLPESIRQESPMLASVADFAQTARVSADDAVRIAEWTAPACTQARTDADLRKAASLLALAAMRTEPNMRTEEALTWALRKRWIGLDMRGRGMMAMTVFANSGETEVPPQFTKLASDEDLRRAIGWGLAVRLCRRLTGGVAGGLAATSLAVEQGTLVLTVQDAVRPLYGAGNGKDLKALADWLRLGCRVQDAQGSAIEA
- the virB11 gene encoding P-type DNA transfer ATPase VirB11 codes for the protein MAEVLTLQPAAAHASVTVAPMADTPIHAEPRSVYLDAYLAPLRPWLDKETVTEILVNRPGEIWVEDAALSGMQCIALPQMDNRLLQRLAEQVARISHQGINREHPLLSATLPAYGGHSGARIQLVGPPATRANWALAIRRHRLLELPLDAYDRGPIPPHIEEPAPDAMLEPIAFLRDAIRRRRTILISGGTSTGKTTFLNAMLSEIPEHERVVLVEDTAELRLPGANGVGLIAVKGELGEAKVSANDLLQAALRLRPDRIVLGELRGTETVSFLRAINTGHPGSFSTVHANTPRGALEQIALMSMQTGIGLTRAETLEYASSVIDIVVQLDRSGGKRGISAIAESKTLV
- a CDS encoding TrbI/VirB10 family protein codes for the protein MAPNSSSNSAFPERFSGDAATDPREGEGAQVIDLATRNVLPQVTQRKKADGLGLAAGVLIVAALGGLTLWSMDSARNGTADLKPAAPAPQPAAPVAVPAAVAPAVPAPMPAPLPAPAPAPVLAAAPGTEIAPQANRFASPTVVFDAGTGAAVPVAGVAGEVAKAGGGTANDDFAARIGGPGSTASAARSFDPATTVTQGTLIPAVLETAIDTDVPGYVRAIVSTDVRSFDGKRVLVPRSSRLIGQYKSGLTAGQKRAYVIWSRLIRPDGVSVNLGSPAIAFGGETGLPGKVNTHFFERFGSAMLLSVVGGLTTLASSGSNVVIGGGTSAASAAVQSGSSIGPTIRVRQGEPIRVFTAKDLDFSAVQ